The sequence below is a genomic window from Nitrobacter winogradskyi Nb-255.
GGTGAGGATGGTCTGCCCGCGGCCGAAGTAGACGTCAGCGGGCGTGAGATTATCGATGCTCTCGTGATAGCGGCCGTGATTGTAGTGCTCGACGAAGGCCGCGACCTGCCGTTCAAGGTCGCCGGGCAGATAGTAGTTTTCCAGCAGGATGCGGTTCTTCAGGGTCTGATGCCAGCGCTCGATCTTGCCCTGCGTCTGGGGATGATACGGCGCGCCGCGAACGTGTTTCATGCCCTTGCCGTCGAGCCAGGTAGCGAGTTCGGCCGAGATGTATGAGGCGCCGTTGTCGCTCAACAGCCTCGGCCGATGCGCGACCGTGATCTGGTCGAGCCCCGATGCCGCCAGAGCCAGATCGAGCGTGGCGGTGACGTCATCCGCCCGCATCGTGGCGCAGAGCTTCCAGGCGACGATGAAGCGGGAGAAGTCGTCGAGCACGGTCGAGAGATAATACCAGCCCCAACCCGTGATCTTCAGGTAGGTGAAGTCGGTTTGCCAGAGCTGGTTGGGCGCTGTCGTCTTGTCCTTGAACTCAGACGCCGCCTTGATGACGATATAGGCTGGGCTGGTGATGAGATCATGAGCCTTCAGCAGCCGATATACCGACGCCTCCGAGACAAAGTAGCGCTTCTCGTCGGTGAAGCGCACCGCCAGCTCGCGCGGGCTCAGCTCCGTTTCGCGCAGCGCCAGCTCGACGATCTCGGCCCGGATTGGGTCAGGAATCCGGTTCCAGACACGATCCGGCCGCGAGCGATGATCGGCCAGAGCCTCGATCCCACCGGTGAGATAGCGATCGTACCAGCGATAGAACGTGGCGCGCGGGATGCCGAGCTTGTCCAGGGTTCGCCGTGCCGGCAGATGCGAGGCCTCGACCAGGCGAATGATCTCGGCCTTTTCGGATGCAGGATACCTCATGTGTCGTCCTCCCCATCCGCGAGCATGCTTTTTTTCAGCAGGCGGTTTTCCAGGGTGAGATCGGCCACGGCCTCCTTCAGGGCCTGCGCCTCACGGCGCAGCTCTTTCACCTCGTCCGACGTCGCGGCGCGGGCCGTGTCACCAGCGAGACGGCGCTTGCCGGCGTCGAGGAACTCCTTCGACCAGCCGTAATACATCGACGAGGCGATCCCCTCGCGCCGACACAGCTCGGCGATGCTCTCCTCGCCGCGCACGCCTTCCAGCACGATGCGGATCTTCTCTTCAGCCGAGAACTGCCGGCGCGTTGCCCGGCGGATGTCCTTCACGACCTGCTCTGCCGGTGCTTTCTCCGGCCCGGATTTCTGTCTCATCTGCGCTCCAAATTGGCTGCGATGATCCAGAAATCCTCCCTTCCCGAAAACCCCTAAACTGTCTCAAGAGCCCTGACGGCGGACAGCTTAAGGGCCGTTCGGTTTACCGGACGTCGGACAATACATTGGAAATGCTCGACCCAGCGGCAATCTCGTATGGTTTTACGCGCGGCAAGCCGAAGGATAATTGCGGTAGCCTATTACGTTCCCCCCTTCGGGCCGGACGCCTCGGGCGGAACGAAACAGTTCGCGATCCTACACTTTGGACCGGATCTAAATCATTGTGTTTGCCGGAAGATCATTGGCCCGCTATGGAAACGGTACTCGATAGCGCGGAATGAACGTATTCTGCTACAGCGGTTTCGAGTGGATGTCGGTTCGCATAAAGAGAACGCGTCAAATCAAATCATAGAGTCCTGTTTCCGATCCCATCAGGAGCGGAAGGCTCCAAGAGCAGTTATCATTGGTTTGCGCTTGATGAGCGACCTGACGAGCAATCTGGCGGCGCTTTATGCCGACGAGCAAGGAAGGCTCCAGCGCTTTCTGATACGGCAGGGTATCCCCGGCCACCGCTGCCGACATCGTTC
It includes:
- a CDS encoding IS3 family transposase (programmed frameshift); translated protein: MRQKSGPEKAPAEQVVKDIRRATRRQFSAEEKIRIVLEGVRGEESIAELCRREGIASSMYYGWSKEFLDAGKRRLAGDTARAATSDEVKELRREAQALKEAVADLTLENRLLKKKHARGWGGRHMRYPASEKAEIIRLVEASHLPARRTLDKLGIPRATFYRWYDRYLTGGIEALADHRSRPDRVWNRIPDPIRAEIVELALRETELSPRELAVRFTDEKRYFVSEASVYRLLKAHDLITSPAYIVIKAASEFKDKTTAPNQLWQTDFTYLKITGWGWYYLSTVLDDFSRFIVAWKLCATMRADDVTATLDLALAASGLDQITVAHRPRLLSDNGASYISAELATWLDGKGMKHVRGAPYHPQTQGKIERWHQTLKNRILLENYYLPGDLERQVAAFVEHYNHGRYHESIDNLTPADVYFGRGQTILTERERIKRQTIHQRRLQHHLQAA